In a genomic window of Moritella sp. F3:
- the cysQ gene encoding 3'(2'),5'-bisphosphate nucleotidase CysQ, which translates to MDNSKDSSIDHLVSRINDIAVAAGQEILEIYQRDFHVDMKDDNSPVTEADIAANDIIVASLRTITPDIPILSEEGANIPWDERKQWQTFWLVDPLDGTKEFIKRNGEFTVNIALVHNQQPILGVVYAPVLDKLYYTTSEGAFLLHDGNTTQLSALPIPDNGTVKVVGSRSHASPEMALYLTRYKDTDIIPVGSSLKFCLIAEGSAHCYPRLGPTCWWDTGAGHAVACAAGANVVQLDGSPLLYNHQESVLNPFFVVAKA; encoded by the coding sequence ATGGATAATTCAAAGGATAGCTCAATCGATCATTTAGTCAGCCGGATTAATGATATTGCAGTGGCTGCGGGACAAGAGATTTTAGAGATTTATCAACGTGATTTTCATGTTGATATGAAAGATGATAATTCACCAGTAACAGAAGCTGATATTGCCGCTAATGATATTATCGTCGCAAGTTTACGTACTATCACTCCTGACATCCCTATCTTATCGGAAGAAGGTGCTAATATTCCTTGGGATGAGCGTAAGCAATGGCAAACCTTCTGGTTAGTTGACCCGCTTGATGGCACTAAGGAGTTCATTAAGCGTAATGGGGAATTCACCGTTAATATCGCCTTGGTTCATAATCAGCAGCCAATACTTGGCGTTGTGTATGCGCCAGTTTTAGATAAACTTTACTATACAACGAGTGAAGGTGCGTTTTTATTACATGATGGTAATACAACGCAATTAAGCGCGTTACCGATACCTGATAATGGCACGGTTAAAGTGGTTGGTTCACGTTCTCATGCAAGTCCTGAAATGGCATTGTATTTAACGCGCTATAAAGATACTGATATTATTCCGGTTGGCAGTTCGCTGAAGTTTTGTTTAATTGCCGAAGGCAGTGCACATTGCTATCCACGTTTAGGTCCAACATGTTGGTGGGATACAGGCGCCGGACATGCGGTTGCTTGCGCTGCTGGCGCTAACGTTGTGCAACTTGATGGTTCCCCGTTATTGTATAACCATCAAGAATCCGTACTGAATCCGTTTTTTGTTGTTGCTAAGGCATAG
- the cysC gene encoding adenylyl-sulfate kinase has translation MTTIIKESNADTTVPVTATDNIVWHQHAVDKAARAANKQQQPCVLWFTGLSGSGKSTVAGALENELHKAGYHTYLLDGDNVRFGLCGDLGFSDDDRKENIRRVGEVAKLMVDAGVIVLTAFISPHRQERELVRSLLGDSEFIEIHVDADLATCEQRDPKGLYKKARAGEIKNFTGIDSVYEAPIEPELYLDNGNNPVSMSVQQIMSYLAQQGHIK, from the coding sequence ATGACAACAATTATCAAGGAAAGTAATGCTGACACAACAGTGCCAGTAACGGCAACAGACAATATCGTATGGCATCAACATGCGGTTGATAAAGCAGCAAGAGCAGCTAACAAACAGCAGCAACCTTGCGTGCTCTGGTTTACTGGTTTAAGCGGTTCGGGTAAATCGACGGTCGCTGGTGCGCTTGAGAATGAGCTGCATAAAGCGGGTTATCACACGTATCTATTAGACGGCGATAATGTACGTTTTGGTTTATGTGGAGATTTGGGCTTTAGCGATGATGATCGTAAAGAGAATATTCGCAGAGTGGGAGAAGTGGCAAAGTTAATGGTTGATGCAGGTGTTATTGTATTAACTGCGTTTATTTCTCCACATCGCCAGGAGCGTGAATTAGTTCGCTCTTTACTCGGTGATAGTGAGTTTATTGAAATACATGTGGATGCTGATCTTGCTACTTGTGAGCAGCGTGATCCAAAAGGGCTTTATAAAAAAGCACGCGCAGGTGAAATCAAAAACTTTACCGGTATTGATTCTGTCTATGAAGCGCCAATTGAACCAGAGTTGTATTTAGATAATGGTAATAACCCAGTATCGATGTCGGTTCAACAAATAATGAGCTATCTTGCCCAGCAAGGTCATATTAAGTAG
- the nqrM gene encoding (Na+)-NQR maturation NqrM, protein MAYFAATFVIFALVIAGMSIGYIVQKKSITGSCGGISGLGMEKACDCPDPCDKRKAKMAKEEAKQKMLNENRII, encoded by the coding sequence ATGGCTTATTTTGCTGCAACATTTGTTATTTTTGCGTTAGTTATTGCTGGTATGTCTATCGGCTATATTGTGCAAAAAAAATCTATCACAGGCAGCTGTGGTGGTATTAGTGGTTTAGGTATGGAAAAGGCGTGTGATTGCCCCGATCCATGCGATAAACGCAAAGCTAAAATGGCAAAAGAAGAAGCTAAACAGAAGATGTTAAACGAAAATCGTATCATCTAG
- the ompW gene encoding outer membrane protein OmpW, protein MNKKILSGLITASLLSATLAAPAFAHQQGDIIVRAGALMVAPNESSGDVLGAGEFQVDDNVQLGLNFTYMATDNIGIELVAASPFTHEISLEGIGVIAEASQLPPTLLAQYYFGDSGSKFRPYVGAGVNFTVFFDTEFNDTGTGIGNGLSDLDMSNSIGLAAQVGVDYKINDKWLVNASVMYADISTDVTFKHGADDVKIKTDIDPLVYMVSIGYVF, encoded by the coding sequence ATGAACAAGAAAATATTATCTGGATTAATCACTGCCTCTTTATTATCAGCAACGCTTGCAGCCCCTGCTTTTGCTCATCAACAAGGTGATATTATTGTTCGTGCGGGTGCGTTGATGGTTGCGCCGAATGAATCAAGTGGTGATGTATTAGGTGCTGGCGAGTTCCAAGTAGATGATAATGTACAGCTAGGTCTTAATTTTACTTATATGGCGACGGATAATATCGGTATTGAGTTAGTTGCGGCGAGCCCATTTACCCATGAAATATCTTTAGAAGGTATTGGTGTTATTGCTGAAGCAAGCCAATTACCTCCGACATTATTAGCGCAGTATTACTTTGGTGATTCAGGCTCTAAATTCCGTCCTTATGTAGGCGCAGGTGTTAACTTTACTGTATTCTTTGATACTGAATTTAATGATACAGGTACGGGTATAGGGAACGGCCTTAGCGACTTAGATATGAGTAACTCTATTGGTCTAGCTGCACAAGTTGGCGTGGACTATAAAATTAATGATAAGTGGTTAGTGAATGCATCCGTGATGTATGCGGATATTAGTACTGATGTGACATTTAAGCACGGTGCTGATGATGTTAAAATTAAAACTGACATCGATCCATTGGTATACATGGTTAGTATCGGTTATGTATTTTAA
- the cysN gene encoding sulfate adenylyltransferase subunit CysN — protein sequence MNNQIANELAQTDIETYLHQQQHKSLLRFLTCGSVDDGKSSLIGRLLHDSHQIYEDQLAALHVDSQKSGTTGEAIDLALLVDGLAAEREQGITIDVAYRYFSTATRKFIIADTPGHEEYTRNMATGASTCDLAVILIDARKGVLTQTKRHSYIASLLGIKHFVVAINKMDLVDFSEQRFEEIKEEYLGFTEKLNDITIEFTPLSALEGDNVVDRSTRTPWFNGRTLLECLEAVDTSDGSLDKPFRLPVQYVNRPNLDFRGFAGTIAAGQINVGDEVVALPSGKSSTVKSIVTFDGELTSAHQDQAITLTLTDEIDVSRGDILVSTKNQPILSDSLLANIVWMSDQALEIGRQYDIKLASKKTTGQFTVLRNKVDVNTLEESVASELALNEIGLCELTLTEAVPADNYQAVADTGSFIVIDRLTNVTVGAGMIEQVLDAKGSTHLHEFSEFEVELNALVRKHFPKWQAIDISKL from the coding sequence ATGAACAATCAAATAGCAAATGAATTAGCACAAACAGATATTGAAACCTACTTACACCAACAGCAGCACAAAAGCTTATTACGTTTTTTAACGTGTGGCAGTGTTGATGATGGTAAGAGTAGCCTTATTGGCCGTTTATTACATGACTCGCATCAGATCTATGAAGATCAATTAGCAGCGTTACATGTTGATAGCCAAAAATCAGGTACCACAGGTGAAGCAATTGATTTAGCGTTATTAGTTGATGGCCTTGCGGCTGAACGTGAACAAGGTATTACCATTGATGTGGCTTACCGTTATTTCTCGACAGCAACACGTAAATTTATTATTGCTGATACACCGGGACATGAAGAATATACCCGCAACATGGCGACGGGAGCTTCTACTTGTGACCTAGCTGTGATCTTGATTGATGCGCGTAAAGGCGTATTAACGCAAACTAAACGTCACTCTTATATTGCTTCGCTATTGGGTATTAAACATTTTGTTGTCGCGATTAATAAAATGGATTTGGTTGATTTCTCTGAGCAACGTTTTGAAGAGATCAAAGAAGAGTACTTAGGTTTCACTGAAAAGTTAAACGATATTACCATCGAATTTACCCCGTTATCGGCGTTAGAGGGTGATAACGTTGTTGACCGTTCTACACGTACACCTTGGTTCAATGGTCGTACATTATTAGAATGTTTAGAAGCGGTTGATACTTCTGATGGCTCGCTTGATAAACCGTTCCGATTACCGGTGCAGTATGTTAATCGCCCTAATCTCGATTTTCGTGGTTTTGCCGGCACGATCGCTGCGGGCCAAATCAATGTCGGTGATGAAGTTGTAGCATTGCCATCAGGTAAGTCAAGTACGGTTAAATCGATTGTTACTTTTGATGGTGAACTTACCTCTGCACATCAAGACCAAGCTATCACGTTAACACTGACTGACGAAATTGATGTGAGTCGTGGTGATATCTTAGTATCAACGAAAAACCAGCCAATACTGTCTGATTCGCTACTGGCAAATATCGTGTGGATGTCAGATCAAGCCCTTGAAATTGGCCGTCAATACGATATCAAATTAGCCAGTAAAAAGACTACCGGTCAATTTACTGTGCTCCGTAATAAGGTTGATGTGAATACGCTGGAAGAATCAGTGGCATCAGAACTGGCATTGAATGAAATAGGTTTATGTGAGTTAACACTTACCGAAGCCGTGCCAGCTGATAATTATCAAGCTGTTGCTGATACGGGGAGCTTTATTGTTATCGACCGTTTAACCAATGTTACCGTTGGTGCAGGTATGATTGAGCAAGTGCTCGATGCAAAGGGAAGTACTCACTTACATGAATTTAGTGAGTTTGAAGTAGAGCTGAATGCGTTAGTTCGCAAGCATTTCCCGAAATGGCAAGCTATCGATATTAGCAAGCTGTAG
- a CDS encoding TIGR03899 family protein gives MSVNDTPINKVESNILNSIQQLRKVAKERGIDGMLTVNKHTTFEHRAIQRINQEKIKQQQNLESIVMRANNFCDDVTCENIDPDWLSAFMSMAKDISGLHMQTLWGQIFALELGHSGSFSVKSLRTLNQMTQREAQMFQVACNLSSQVGNDSNRKIVLNCQDNSKSFLLFNKPQFKSINLGRHKLPYSSLLTLSDLGLIHHNELEMVNLPLDKDLPIIYGEEKLTMKVKNRSSRMKYYRFTNIGDELAKLIPHESKGEYFVELTSHLHNAFHF, from the coding sequence GTTGCCAAAGAGCGAGGCATCGACGGTATGTTAACGGTAAATAAACATACTACATTTGAACACAGAGCTATTCAGCGTATTAACCAAGAAAAAATAAAGCAGCAACAGAACCTAGAAAGTATTGTCATGCGGGCGAATAACTTCTGTGATGACGTGACCTGTGAAAATATCGATCCTGACTGGCTTAGCGCATTTATGTCGATGGCAAAAGATATTTCAGGCCTACATATGCAAACCCTATGGGGACAGATATTTGCATTAGAGTTAGGTCACTCAGGGAGTTTCTCGGTAAAATCATTACGAACGCTAAATCAAATGACGCAACGTGAAGCGCAAATGTTTCAGGTGGCTTGCAATTTAAGTTCGCAAGTTGGTAATGACTCGAATCGTAAGATTGTATTAAACTGCCAAGACAACAGCAAAAGTTTCTTATTATTCAACAAACCACAATTCAAATCTATTAACTTAGGCCGACACAAACTGCCTTATAGTAGTTTACTCACATTATCGGATCTGGGACTAATCCATCATAATGAATTAGAAATGGTTAACTTACCTTTAGATAAAGATCTACCGATAATCTATGGGGAAGAGAAATTAACAATGAAAGTAAAAAATCGTTCATCACGGATGAAATATTATCGTTTTACGAATATCGGGGACGAACTGGCTAAACTCATCCCTCACGAAAGTAAGGGCGAGTATTTCGTTGAACTAACCAGCCATTTACATAACGCCTTTCATTTTTAG
- a CDS encoding TDT family transporter, translating to MNVITEPKFSKEIGPNWFASVMGTGIIANAAVSLPLIGIYLTDFALVVWLLAATLLIIMLAIKIMQTIMRPEVIKRQFNDPVMAQFFGAPPMALLTIAGGTILMGNHIFATETALTIAWTLWLLGTFGGLLSAVIIPFRLFTHYEVNRHAAFGGWLMPVVPPMVSATIGAMLIPHAEGIVLQQTMLYACYAMFGVSLIAAMIIITLIWNRLTHSGSSGGARVPTLWIVLGPLGQSITAIGALGTVALTVVDSAIGNSLNTMAILYGVPVWGFALFWSCLAGLLTLRAMRRKMPFALTWWAFTFPVGTCVTGTTQLALHTGLPVFQWAAIILFSALICAWIIAAIGTVKGLKGGHILKPITNAPAVQAVKGHDKGKN from the coding sequence ATGAACGTTATAACTGAACCTAAATTTAGCAAAGAGATTGGCCCTAATTGGTTTGCTTCAGTCATGGGGACTGGGATTATCGCTAATGCTGCGGTGAGCTTACCTTTGATTGGTATTTATCTTACAGACTTTGCTTTAGTTGTCTGGTTATTAGCGGCAACGCTATTAATCATTATGCTCGCGATTAAGATCATGCAGACGATCATGCGTCCCGAGGTTATTAAGCGACAATTTAACGATCCTGTTATGGCTCAATTCTTTGGCGCGCCGCCAATGGCGTTACTGACAATCGCAGGTGGCACTATATTGATGGGTAACCATATCTTTGCCACTGAAACGGCACTAACAATTGCTTGGACTCTGTGGTTGCTCGGTACTTTCGGTGGTTTACTCAGTGCTGTTATCATTCCTTTTCGTTTGTTTACTCATTATGAAGTTAACCGTCACGCTGCTTTTGGTGGATGGTTAATGCCGGTTGTGCCGCCGATGGTATCTGCCACTATCGGCGCTATGCTTATTCCGCATGCCGAAGGTATCGTATTACAGCAAACAATGCTGTATGCCTGCTATGCCATGTTTGGCGTTAGCTTGATCGCCGCAATGATCATTATTACCCTTATCTGGAATCGCCTAACTCACTCTGGAAGCTCTGGTGGTGCGAGGGTACCAACATTGTGGATTGTGTTAGGACCGCTGGGTCAATCGATCACTGCTATTGGCGCCTTAGGGACTGTTGCGTTGACTGTCGTTGACTCCGCGATAGGGAATAGTTTAAATACCATGGCGATACTTTATGGTGTACCTGTTTGGGGTTTTGCACTATTTTGGTCATGCCTTGCGGGCTTACTGACGCTCCGTGCAATGCGTCGAAAAATGCCTTTTGCATTGACGTGGTGGGCTTTCACATTCCCCGTAGGTACTTGTGTTACTGGCACAACTCAACTCGCATTACACACAGGTCTACCGGTGTTTCAATGGGCTGCGATTATACTGTTTTCTGCGCTGATTTGTGCCTGGATTATTGCTGCAATAGGGACAGTAAAAGGCTTAAAAGGTGGACACATTCTGAAACCTATAACGAATGCTCCTGCAGTACAGGCCGTTAAAGGTCATGATAAAGGTAAAAATTAA
- a CDS encoding SLC13 family permease, with the protein MNVIQGSILVALVIFIGLLISGKFRPSSLFGAMVILAYLSGSIEMPQVMAGFTNPSLITLILLLLISITIEKTRLISWIGRQLSTGRFTVVVAKLGFSTALLSSFTNNTAVVASLIGAVKRNNTHAPTKLLIPLSYAAIFGGTLTLIGTSTNLIVNSFVVDAGLPSLGFFEFSIVGLAGFLAGMFVLITMSHRLPDHSQDETEELVYFLEAHVKPHSELVGKTIAKNNLRALKQLYLAEILRDGEVICPVCPEEVLQANDQLLFCGDVDSVGVLQDIKGLKLFGQGELNGQHLVEVIVSHSSKLNGLTLKESKFRAHFDSVVVAIRRGHSPLRGGLGNVRLRAGDTLLLAPGAEFKNSKDLNRDFVVVSGLDTATRLSDHRSIGVLAGFVTTIALALTGTLPLLKGLVIFVLLLCMSGTLSLQEIRKRLPLELWIVVGSALALSNMLQTTGVSDLLANSLLEAFNGWGVLAAFIATYLATLLLSELITNNAAAALAFPIAFSLAQSYGVSELPFIMAVIFGASASFISPYGYQTNLMVYSAGNYALTDYLKLGVPTSIAYSTVVLVMIPYVFPFYL; encoded by the coding sequence ATGAATGTGATACAGGGAAGCATTTTAGTCGCACTGGTGATCTTTATTGGTTTACTTATTTCAGGTAAGTTTCGACCTTCGAGCTTATTTGGTGCGATGGTCATTTTAGCTTACTTGTCTGGCTCGATTGAGATGCCACAAGTCATGGCTGGATTTACCAATCCTTCTCTTATCACATTAATTCTATTATTATTAATTTCGATTACTATCGAAAAAACACGGTTAATCAGTTGGATTGGACGGCAGTTATCTACAGGCCGTTTTACTGTTGTGGTGGCTAAGCTAGGCTTTTCTACGGCACTATTATCATCTTTCACTAATAATACCGCTGTTGTTGCATCACTGATTGGTGCGGTGAAGCGTAATAACACCCACGCTCCCACTAAACTACTTATTCCCCTTTCTTATGCGGCCATTTTTGGTGGTACGTTGACCTTGATCGGTACTTCAACCAATCTTATTGTGAATAGTTTTGTGGTTGATGCAGGGCTTCCCTCGTTAGGATTTTTTGAATTTTCTATTGTTGGTTTAGCTGGTTTTCTCGCGGGTATGTTTGTGCTTATCACCATGAGCCACCGATTACCCGACCATAGCCAAGATGAGACGGAAGAATTAGTTTATTTTTTAGAAGCACATGTAAAACCACATTCAGAACTGGTTGGAAAAACCATTGCAAAAAACAATTTACGTGCACTAAAACAGTTATATCTTGCGGAAATATTACGGGATGGCGAGGTTATTTGCCCCGTTTGTCCAGAAGAAGTATTACAAGCGAACGATCAGTTGTTGTTCTGTGGCGATGTTGACTCTGTCGGTGTCTTGCAAGATATTAAAGGCTTGAAATTGTTCGGCCAAGGCGAATTAAATGGCCAGCATCTTGTTGAAGTGATTGTCAGTCATTCCTCAAAATTAAATGGTTTGACCCTTAAAGAAAGTAAGTTCAGAGCACACTTTGATTCAGTGGTTGTGGCTATTCGCCGTGGTCATAGTCCATTACGTGGCGGATTAGGTAATGTACGTTTACGTGCAGGTGATACCTTATTATTAGCGCCTGGAGCTGAATTTAAAAATAGTAAAGATCTGAATCGTGATTTTGTGGTTGTCAGTGGACTCGATACTGCGACACGCTTAAGTGATCATCGAAGTATTGGTGTTTTAGCTGGATTTGTAACGACGATTGCGTTAGCGCTTACTGGCACCTTACCATTATTGAAAGGGTTGGTTATATTCGTGTTGCTCTTATGCATGAGTGGCACATTATCTTTGCAAGAGATCCGCAAACGTTTACCGCTCGAGCTTTGGATTGTGGTGGGTAGTGCTTTAGCATTATCTAATATGCTGCAAACGACGGGCGTGTCTGATTTATTAGCGAATAGTTTATTAGAGGCTTTTAATGGTTGGGGTGTACTCGCCGCTTTTATCGCCACTTACCTTGCAACATTGTTACTCAGTGAGTTAATCACTAATAATGCGGCTGCAGCGCTCGCATTCCCTATCGCGTTTAGCTTAGCGCAAAGTTATGGCGTCAGTGAATTACCTTTTATTATGGCGGTTATTTTTGGTGCCAGTGCGAGCTTTATTTCACCTTATGGCTACCAAACAAATCTAATGGTCTATAGTGCCGGAAATTATGCGCTAACAGACTACCTTAAGCTTGGTGTTCCGACATCGATCGCCTATTCCACTGTGGTATTAGTAATGATCCCATATGTATTCCCATTTTATCTGTGA
- the cysD gene encoding sulfate adenylyltransferase subunit CysD — MNQQRLTHLKQLEAESIHIIREVAAEFDNPVMMYSIGKDSSVMLHLARKAFYPGKIPFPLLHVDTNWKFREMIEFRDKTVKKYGFDLLVHQNPEGIAMGCSPFDHGSSKHTDIMKTQGLKQALDKYGFDAAFGGARRDEEKSRAKERVYSFRDKNHRWDPKNQRPELWRTYNGQVNKGESIRVFPLSNWTELDIWQYIYQEQIEIVPLYLAAKRPVVERDGALIMVDDDRMKLQAGEKIEEKMVRFRTLGCYPLTGAVESEALTLPEIIEEMLLATSSERQGRMIDHDSSASMEQKKRQGYF, encoded by the coding sequence ATGAATCAACAGAGGTTGACCCACCTTAAACAGCTGGAAGCTGAAAGTATCCACATAATCAGGGAAGTAGCTGCAGAGTTTGATAATCCGGTAATGATGTATTCAATCGGTAAAGACTCATCAGTGATGCTACACCTTGCTCGTAAGGCTTTTTACCCTGGTAAGATCCCGTTTCCATTATTGCATGTTGATACTAACTGGAAGTTTCGCGAAATGATTGAATTTCGTGACAAGACTGTAAAAAAATACGGTTTTGATCTGTTAGTACACCAAAACCCTGAAGGGATCGCGATGGGTTGTAGCCCATTTGATCACGGCAGTTCAAAGCATACCGATATCATGAAAACCCAAGGTCTGAAGCAGGCCTTAGATAAATATGGTTTTGATGCTGCATTTGGTGGTGCACGACGTGATGAAGAAAAATCACGTGCGAAAGAGCGTGTATATTCATTCCGTGATAAGAATCATCGCTGGGATCCGAAAAACCAACGTCCTGAGTTATGGCGTACTTATAACGGCCAAGTAAATAAAGGTGAAAGCATTCGTGTCTTCCCATTATCAAACTGGACAGAATTGGATATTTGGCAATATATCTACCAAGAACAAATTGAAATCGTGCCGCTTTATCTTGCTGCCAAACGTCCTGTGGTTGAACGCGATGGTGCGTTGATCATGGTTGATGACGATCGCATGAAGTTACAAGCAGGCGAGAAGATCGAAGAGAAAATGGTGCGGTTTAGAACCCTCGGTTGTTATCCATTAACAGGCGCTGTGGAATCGGAAGCATTAACATTACCTGAGATTATTGAAGAGATGTTGCTGGCGACAAGCAGTGAACGACAAGGACGTATGATTGACCATGATTCTTCAGCTTCAATGGAGCAGAAGAAACGTCAAGGTTATTTCTAG
- the dinB gene encoding DNA polymerase IV produces the protein MKKIIHIDMDAYFANVEVRDNPAYKDIPIAIGGMSDRRGVIATCNYIARQYGVRSAMSSYKAMQLCPDLTLVPSRMQVYREVSAQIHEIFSRYTDLIEPLSLDEAFLDVTDCELFSGSATLIAEDIRKSIESELALTASAGVAPVKFLAKVASDINKPNGLFVITPSQVKSFVADLPLNKIPGVGKVTWQKLNRVGLYTCADVLKFPAEDIIESFGKLGHSLLERCQGIDNRPVCNEQHRKSVGVEITLPEDILTLEQCMALFPQLYQTLLQRLQKADPDMRITKQGVKLKFNDFVSTTTEQSITTLDDHLFADLFTQAMTKQDQRGIRLIGLYVGLAGDKDSEQYNLLF, from the coding sequence ATGAAAAAAATAATTCATATCGATATGGACGCCTACTTTGCCAATGTCGAAGTGCGTGACAATCCTGCATATAAAGATATCCCTATCGCGATTGGTGGCATGAGTGACCGCCGTGGGGTCATTGCAACGTGTAATTATATTGCCCGTCAGTATGGCGTGCGTTCTGCGATGTCTTCGTATAAAGCCATGCAGCTCTGCCCTGACTTAACGCTAGTGCCTTCACGTATGCAGGTATATCGAGAAGTCTCAGCTCAGATCCATGAAATATTTTCTCGTTATACAGATTTGATTGAACCACTATCATTAGATGAAGCCTTTTTAGATGTGACGGACTGTGAATTATTCTCTGGCAGTGCGACGTTGATAGCGGAAGATATTCGTAAAAGTATTGAATCTGAGTTAGCGCTTACTGCGTCTGCGGGTGTGGCACCGGTTAAATTTTTGGCTAAAGTGGCATCCGATATCAATAAGCCAAATGGGTTATTTGTTATTACGCCTTCGCAAGTTAAATCTTTTGTTGCCGACCTACCATTAAATAAAATTCCTGGCGTGGGTAAGGTGACTTGGCAAAAATTAAATCGCGTTGGTTTGTATACTTGTGCGGATGTACTTAAATTTCCTGCTGAAGATATTATTGAGAGCTTTGGGAAATTAGGTCATAGCTTATTAGAGCGCTGTCAGGGCATTGATAACCGCCCTGTTTGTAATGAGCAACATCGCAAATCCGTGGGCGTTGAAATTACATTACCCGAAGATATCCTCACATTAGAACAGTGTATGGCATTGTTTCCCCAGCTATATCAAACCTTATTACAACGCTTACAAAAAGCGGATCCTGATATGCGAATTACCAAGCAGGGCGTTAAACTTAAATTTAATGATTTTGTTTCTACAACGACTGAACAAAGTATTACAACATTAGATGACCACCTATTTGCAGACCTATTCACGCAGGCAATGACAAAACAAGATCAGCGTGGTATTCGCTTAATTGGTTTATACGTTGGTCTGGCTGGCGATAAGGATAGTGAGCAATATAACCTGCTGTTTTAG